A genomic region of Arachis hypogaea cultivar Tifrunner chromosome 5, arahy.Tifrunner.gnm2.J5K5, whole genome shotgun sequence contains the following coding sequences:
- the LOC140184889 gene encoding G-type lectin S-receptor-like serine/threonine-protein kinase At1g11410 — MDHIKKEQEEDPELLLYDLSVIAFCIDNFLDKNKLGEGGFGSVFKGTLENGQRIVVKRLSIGSGQGIKEFKNEITLINEEKLLIYEYMPNKSLDVVIFGTKSRI; from the exons ATGGATCAtatcaagaaagaacaagaggaggatCCAGAGCTTCTATTGTATGACCTATCAGTTATAGCTTTTTGCATTGATAactttttagacaaaaataagcTTGGAGAAGGTGGTTTTGGATCTGTGTTTAAG GGTACATTGGAAAATGGACAAAGAATAGTAGTTAAGAGGCTCTCAATCGGTTCTGGACAAGGGATTAAagaatttaagaatgaaattacaTTAATTAATGAAGAGAAATTACTTATATATGAATATATGCCTAATAAAAGCCTGGATGTTGTTATATTTGGTACAAAATCTAGAATTTAG